From the genome of Chanos chanos chromosome 5, fChaCha1.1, whole genome shotgun sequence, one region includes:
- the phyhiplb gene encoding phytanoyl-CoA hydroxylase-interacting protein-like: protein MEVPRVGQSISPTSPCEDMIKNLSLEAIKLCDREGNKSQDSGIAEMEELPVPRHIQISNITCDSFKICWEMDSRAKERITHYFIDLNKKENKNSNKFKHKDVPTKLVAKAVPLPMTVRGHWFLSPRTEYTVAVQTASKQGDGDYAVSEWSEIIEFCTADYSAVHLTQLLEKAEVIAGRMLRFSVFYRNQHKEYFDHARENQGNMMLPSVKDNSGSHGSPISGKLEGIFFSCNTEFNTGKPPQDSPYGRYRFTIPAEALFNKKTNLYFGDFYCMYTAYHYVILVLALEGSKGDEFCKQRLPALDISNNRFLTCVEDEDGQLVFHHAQDLILEVIYTDPVDLNLGTVAEISGHQLMSLSTVNAKKDPSCKTCNISVGR, encoded by the exons GAAATAAATCCCAGGACAGCGGGATTGCCGAAATGGAGGAACTTCCTGTTCCTCGGCACATTCAAATCAGCAACATCACCTGCGACTCCTTTAAAATCTGCTGGGAAATGGACTCCAGAGCCAAGGAGCGCATCACACACTATTTCATTGACCTCaacaagaaagagaacaagaactctaacaaattcaaacacaag GATGTTCCGACAAAACTGGTGGCCAAAGCGGTGCCCTTGCCAATGACGGTCCGAGGCCACTGGTTCCTGAGTCCACGCACTGAGTATACTGTAGCTGTGCAGACAGCATCCAAACAGGGCGATGGAGACTATGCAGTGTCTGAATGGAGTGAGATCATCGAGTTCTGCACAGCAG ATTACTCTGCTGTCCATCTTACACAGTTACTGGAGAAAGCTGAAGTGATTGCTGGCAGAATGCTGAGGTTCTCAGTGTTCTATCGCAACCAACACAAAGAATACTTTGATCATGCCCG GGAGAATCAAGGCAACATGATGCTACCATCTGTTAAGGACAACAGTGGGAGTCATGGCTCGCCCATCAGTGGCAAACTGGAGGGCATATTCTTCAGCTGCAACACCGAATTTAACACTGGCAAACCCCCACAAGACTCCCCATATGGCCGCTACCGCTTCACAATCCCTGCGGAGGCACTGTtcaacaaaaagacaaacctGTACTTTGGGGACTTTTACTGCATGTACACTGCGTACCATTACGTCATCCTGGTCCTGGCTCTAGAGGGCTCAAAAGGAGATGAGTTCTGCAAGCAGCGACTGCCAGCATTGGACATCTCCAATAACCGATTTCTGACCTGCGTGGAGGATGAGGACGGCCAGCTGGTTTTCCACCATGCACAGGACCTCATTCTGGAGGTCATCTACACTGACCCTGTGGACCTCAACCTGGGCACGGTGGCCGAGATCAGCGGCCACCAGCTCATGAGCCTGTCGACAGTCAACGCCAAGAAAGACCCCAGCTGCAAGACCTGCAATATCAGCGTGGGACGCTAA
- the fam13c gene encoding protein FAM13C, translating to MFCFCLQSSLLKLQALEEDSSPSQGPSPEDTAPSLGSKEDSPPLSCNSQDEQNILPDCKPVLKTPQAEGESNSEPQQSPGPSRLIHYITDDNSPLPSPRCPSLSQSQRFNMDPEAAPSPPCSQHLIMARGTARTADLEDVKDPPTIPLLTKHIQTLKRKIRKFEERFEQEMNYKPSHNDKSANPEMFRLMSELAKSRKQLKDLKLRQSVEELRSQESSEHTEICRYTNGLQEATEQQQQQQQQQQHKPSLEETVETLLRRLREKRQALGLPDNMKEMTQRQMALEKITLQKCLLYFESLHGRPGTKQERNLVKPLYDRYQMVKHLLCTTPTITTIEEEEGSDEDGVQHRPLPPCRAVRPASADEEGDSDPAFVSPLDEVKAVRQPVVNMSNLHEASRSELLECLREARAEKKRRRKAIREFEEQFFKQMGRAPQKDDRIPMAEEYQEYKSLKAKLRLLEVLLTKQETTQTI from the exons ATGTTCTGCTTCTGTCTGCAGAGCTCTCTGCTCAAACTGCAGGCTCTGGAAGAGGACTCCAGCCCCTCACAGGGGCCTTCCCCTGAAGACACTGCACCCAGCCTGGGATCCAAGGAAGACAGCCCGCCTCTCTCATGCAACAGCCAGGATGAGCAGAACATACTCCCAG aCTGCAAGCCAGTTCTTAAGACACCtcaggcagagggagagagtaacaGTGAGCCTCAGCAGAGCCCTGGACCCAGTCGTCTCATTCACTACATCACTGATGACAACAGTCCCCTCCCATCACCACGGTGCCCCAGCCTTAGTCAGAGTCAACGCTTTAACATGGACCCAGAGGCAGCTCCATCACCACCCTGCTCTCAGCATCTCATCAT GGCTCGTGGTACTGCCAGGACCGCTGATCTTGAAGATGTTAAAGATCCTCCCACCATCCCACTGCTCACTAAACACATTCAGACCCTCAAAAGGAAGATCCGCAAGTTTGAAGAACGCTTTGAACAGGAAATGAACTACAAG CCCTCACACAACGACAAGTCAGCTAACCCAGAGATGTTCAGACTGATGAGTGAGCTGGCCAAGTCCCGTAAGCAGCTCAAAG ATCTGAAACTGAGACAGTCAGTAGAGGAACTGAGAAGCCAGGAGAGCAGTGAGCATACAGAGATCTGCAGGTACACAAACGGCCTGCAGGAGGCGACagagcagcagcaacagcagcagcagcagcagcagcacaagCCTTCTCTGGAGGAGACAGTAGAAACGCTCTTGAGGAGACTTAGAGAAAAACGTCAAGCGCTCGGCCTCCCAGACAACATGAAG GAGATGACCCAAAGACAGATGGCCTTGGAGAAGATAACGCTACAGAAATGTCTTCTGTATTTCGAGAGCTTGCATGGACGTCCA GGCACAAAGCAGGAGAGGAACCTGGTAAAACCTCTTTATGACAGATACCAAATGGTCAAGCACCTACTGTGTACCACTCCCACCATAACGACCATA gaggaagaggaagggtcGGATGAAGATGGCGTGCAGCACAGACCCCTGCCACCTTGCCGAGCAGTGAGACCTGCGTCCGCTGATGAGGAGGGTGACAGTGACCCAGCATTTGTCTCACCGCTGGATGAGGTCAAAGCAGTGAGACAGCCAGTTGTCAACATGTCGAACCTCCACGAGGCCTCCAG GTCTGAGCTGCTGGAGTGTCTTCGGGAAGCACgggcagagaagaagagaaggagaaaggccATCAGAGAATTTGAAGAGCAGTTCTTCAAACAAATGGGAAG GGCCCCACAAAAGGATGACCGCATTCCCATGGCAGAGGAGTACCAAGAGTATAAAAGCCTCAAAGCTAAACTTCGCTTACTTGAGGTCTTGCTCACCAAACAGGAAACCACACAGacaatctga